The proteins below are encoded in one region of Fibrella aestuarina BUZ 2:
- the nagB gene encoding glucosamine-6-phosphate deaminase encodes MTYSQPSLATATAPVTLSFERVPLQLYPTADLASKAVAQEIADLIVSHQRTGDWTVLGLATGSSPKKVYAELIRLHREEGLSFRRVITFNLDEYYPIQPDALQSYHRFMHEHLFDHVDISPENIHIPTGTLPADDLKAYCADYEQKIQDVGGLDFQLLGIGRNGHIGFNEPGSHQQSTTRLITLDFLTRADAAAEFGGLAQVPKRAITMGIRTILAAKRIVLLAWGEHKATILQRAVEGPVSELLPASYLQTHPNATIIVDEAGASELTIQKTPWLFDAVTWTPTLIKKAVTQLALSLNKPVLKLTNSDYNEHGLSDLLAQHGRAYDINILVFNWLQHTITGWPGGKPNADDTNRPERSQPARKRVLLFSPHPDDDIISMGGTFQRLVDQGHEVHVAYQTSGNIAVADDEALRFLEFVVDFKQQFGIEATAIDTLFSEAKRALETKKASEQDPDAVRKVKGLIRRGEAKNTCRFVGIPTENAHFLSLPFYETGRIEKNPIGADDIRLIADLIARIRPHQLYAAGDLADPHGTHKVCLDGIFAALQQLKHETYMQDCWVWLYRGAWAEWGIHEIEMAVPMSPEQVLQKRYGIFKHQSQKDGVVFQGNDAREFWQRAEDRNRDTAALYNQLGLADYAAMEAFVRYHFL; translated from the coding sequence ATGACTTATTCGCAACCCTCTTTAGCCACGGCTACCGCGCCAGTTACCCTCTCTTTCGAACGGGTGCCGCTGCAACTCTACCCGACTGCCGATCTGGCGTCGAAAGCTGTTGCGCAGGAGATCGCCGACCTGATCGTTAGCCACCAGCGAACCGGCGACTGGACTGTGCTGGGGCTGGCCACCGGTTCATCGCCCAAAAAAGTGTATGCCGAGTTAATTCGTCTGCATCGTGAGGAAGGCTTGAGCTTTCGGCGGGTCATCACGTTTAATCTTGATGAGTATTACCCGATTCAGCCGGATGCCTTGCAAAGTTACCACCGCTTCATGCACGAGCATCTGTTTGACCACGTTGACATCAGTCCGGAAAACATTCATATCCCCACAGGTACGTTGCCAGCCGACGACCTCAAAGCGTATTGTGCCGACTACGAACAAAAAATTCAGGATGTGGGCGGGCTGGATTTTCAGTTACTGGGCATTGGCCGAAACGGCCACATTGGCTTCAACGAACCGGGCTCCCATCAGCAGTCGACCACGCGGCTGATTACACTCGATTTCTTGACGCGGGCCGATGCGGCCGCTGAGTTCGGGGGGCTGGCGCAGGTGCCCAAACGAGCCATTACGATGGGGATACGCACCATTCTGGCGGCGAAACGTATCGTTTTACTGGCCTGGGGTGAGCACAAAGCCACGATTCTGCAACGCGCCGTTGAAGGTCCCGTTTCAGAACTGCTACCGGCCTCTTACCTGCAAACGCACCCAAACGCGACCATCATTGTCGATGAAGCGGGCGCCTCGGAACTGACGATCCAGAAAACGCCCTGGCTATTCGATGCGGTTACCTGGACACCCACGCTCATCAAGAAGGCCGTGACGCAACTGGCGCTCAGCCTCAACAAGCCCGTGCTGAAACTGACCAATAGTGATTACAACGAGCACGGCTTGAGCGATCTGCTGGCGCAGCATGGGCGAGCCTACGACATCAACATACTAGTGTTCAACTGGTTGCAGCACACCATTACGGGCTGGCCGGGCGGCAAACCAAACGCCGACGATACGAACCGGCCTGAGCGCTCCCAACCGGCCCGAAAACGGGTGTTGCTTTTCAGCCCTCATCCCGACGACGATATTATTTCGATGGGCGGTACGTTCCAACGGCTGGTCGATCAGGGTCACGAGGTACACGTGGCCTACCAGACGTCGGGCAACATCGCCGTAGCCGACGATGAAGCCCTGCGGTTTCTGGAGTTTGTGGTCGACTTCAAGCAGCAGTTTGGCATCGAAGCCACTGCGATTGACACGCTCTTTTCGGAGGCGAAGCGGGCGCTGGAAACCAAGAAAGCCTCGGAGCAGGACCCCGATGCCGTCCGAAAAGTCAAAGGGTTGATCCGACGGGGCGAGGCAAAAAATACGTGCCGGTTTGTGGGTATCCCGACCGAGAACGCCCATTTTCTGAGCCTGCCTTTCTACGAGACAGGTCGCATTGAGAAAAACCCGATTGGTGCGGACGACATCCGCCTCATTGCCGACCTGATTGCCCGGATTCGGCCGCATCAGCTTTACGCAGCGGGTGATCTGGCCGACCCACACGGCACGCATAAAGTATGTCTGGATGGCATTTTCGCGGCGCTACAACAGCTGAAACACGAGACCTATATGCAGGATTGCTGGGTATGGCTGTACCGGGGCGCCTGGGCCGAATGGGGTATTCACGAGATTGAAATGGCCGTACCGATGTCGCCGGAGCAGGTGTTACAGAAGCGATACGGCATTTTCAAGCATCAGTCGCAGAAAGATGGCGTTGTGTTTCAGGGCAACGACGCCCGCGAATTCTGGCAACGGGCCGAAGACCGCAACCGCGATACCGCCGCCCTTTACAACCAGTTGGGGCTGGCCGATTATGCCGCGATGGAAGCCTTCGTTCGCTACCACTTTCTGTAA
- a CDS encoding sugar phosphate nucleotidyltransferase: MAEKKRLLILAGGASSRMKQRSDAPVGVDATLLEQADSLTKGMIGVGEQGKSLIDYLLFNAHLAGFTDVLLLLHPTDTVTQDYYERLAETDQLWNMTFRFARQLIPPDRQKPAGTADAVYQALKQHPDWQTGRLVVCNSDNLYSVTALKTLWESSHPNALISYDRDALAFPIDRIKAFALIKTDPDGFLEEIIEKPTDDEAEAVLASQGRLGVSMNLFVMEAATMLPILEATPFHPVRNEKELPTAVSLYGQQYGQGFYTIPLAEHVPDLTSKTDLKVVQEYLANQYHVAL, from the coding sequence ATGGCAGAGAAAAAACGATTACTGATTCTGGCGGGGGGTGCCTCGTCGCGCATGAAACAACGTTCAGACGCCCCGGTCGGGGTAGACGCCACCCTGCTTGAACAGGCCGATTCGCTCACCAAGGGAATGATCGGCGTCGGGGAACAGGGTAAATCGCTCATCGACTACCTGCTCTTCAACGCACATCTGGCGGGTTTTACAGACGTTCTCCTGCTACTGCATCCAACCGACACGGTCACGCAGGACTACTACGAGCGGTTGGCCGAAACCGATCAGCTCTGGAACATGACGTTTCGGTTTGCCCGGCAGCTGATCCCGCCCGACCGGCAGAAACCGGCTGGTACGGCCGATGCCGTATACCAGGCCCTCAAGCAACATCCAGACTGGCAGACGGGGCGGTTGGTGGTCTGCAACAGCGATAACTTATACTCCGTCACGGCCTTGAAAACGCTTTGGGAATCGTCCCACCCGAACGCACTGATCAGTTACGATCGGGATGCGCTGGCATTTCCCATCGACCGAATCAAAGCGTTTGCGCTCATTAAGACCGACCCTGATGGTTTTCTGGAAGAGATCATCGAGAAGCCAACCGACGACGAAGCCGAAGCGGTACTGGCGTCGCAGGGCCGACTGGGCGTCAGCATGAATCTGTTCGTGATGGAAGCCGCTACTATGCTGCCCATTCTGGAAGCAACGCCCTTTCACCCGGTTCGTAACGAGAAAGAATTGCCCACCGCCGTCAGCCTGTATGGGCAGCAATACGGACAGGGGTTTTACACGATCCCGCTCGCCGAACACGTACCTGACCTGACCAGTAAAACGGACCTGAAAGTGGTGCAGGAGTATCTCGCCAACCAGTATCACGTCGCTCTTTAA
- a CDS encoding GHMP family kinase ATP-binding protein, whose product MISVTASTPGRICLFGEHQDYLGMPIIAAAISCRIQLTARATSAPYVQLHLPDLGTEVCFALTTAPLAYQRQRDYFRSALNVLWQEGFRFSGGIEGQVRGNIPINAGTSSSSALLVTWLHVLTQLAAKPQTLSPQRLAELAYRAEVLEFGEPGGMMDHYATAVGQVIYLATSPTPELRPLHPKLGTFVLGNSHQPKDTIGILGRVKGGMRQLVARIQALNPDFSLQHAGQQDVARYRHLLSADEQRLLAGTLDNRDILRQALVLLEADSLDHQQFGKLLTAHHQNLRDAQRISTPKIDRMVEAALEAGALGGKINGSGGGGCMFAYAPDAPEQVAEAIERAGGEAFIVQLAEGTRLEALPTPSPQSSLSVS is encoded by the coding sequence GTGATCTCCGTAACTGCTTCAACGCCTGGCCGCATTTGCCTGTTTGGTGAACACCAGGATTACCTGGGTATGCCCATCATTGCCGCCGCCATTTCCTGCCGGATCCAACTGACGGCCCGGGCGACCTCGGCCCCCTACGTCCAGTTGCACTTGCCCGACCTGGGCACCGAAGTATGTTTCGCGCTTACGACAGCGCCGTTAGCCTATCAGCGCCAGCGCGATTATTTCCGTAGTGCCCTTAACGTGCTTTGGCAGGAGGGCTTTCGGTTTTCGGGCGGCATCGAGGGGCAGGTACGTGGCAACATTCCCATCAACGCCGGTACGTCCAGTTCGTCGGCCCTGCTGGTTACGTGGCTGCATGTTCTGACCCAGCTAGCGGCTAAGCCGCAGACGCTTTCTCCCCAGCGGCTGGCCGAATTGGCCTACCGCGCCGAAGTACTGGAATTTGGGGAGCCGGGCGGCATGATGGACCACTACGCCACGGCCGTTGGGCAGGTTATCTACCTGGCTACGTCGCCCACGCCCGAACTGCGCCCCCTGCATCCCAAGCTGGGTACGTTCGTGCTGGGCAATTCGCATCAGCCGAAAGATACCATCGGTATCCTGGGCCGGGTCAAAGGCGGGATGCGCCAGCTTGTGGCCCGCATCCAGGCGCTCAACCCCGACTTTTCACTTCAGCACGCCGGGCAGCAGGATGTAGCGCGCTATCGCCACCTGCTGTCGGCCGATGAGCAGCGCCTCTTGGCGGGTACCCTCGATAACCGGGATATTCTTCGGCAGGCGCTGGTGCTTCTGGAAGCCGATTCACTCGACCATCAGCAGTTTGGCAAACTCCTGACGGCCCACCACCAGAATCTGCGCGATGCCCAGCGCATATCGACCCCTAAAATCGACCGGATGGTCGAGGCGGCGCTCGAGGCTGGTGCGCTGGGGGGTAAAATCAACGGTTCCGGGGGTGGAGGCTGCATGTTTGCCTATGCCCCTGACGCCCCGGAGCAGGTTGCCGAAGCCATTGAGCGGGCTGGGGGCGAGGCGTTCATCGTGCAACTGGCCGAAGGTACCCGCCTGGAAGCGCTTCCCACGCCAAGCCCGCAGTCGTCCCTGTCAGTTTCCTGA
- a CDS encoding SusC/RagA family TonB-linked outer membrane protein, with translation MLLVAAFAGPSWAQNRQLTGVVLNDQSQAIAGTNVLIKGTSRGTSTDANGQFRLSLPDDNAVLTVSSVGYIAKDVPLSAGQTQVTITLVADDRQLEEVVVTALGIKREAKALSYATQTIRPGQINEVRDANVLNTLQGKIAGAYITQGSGGPGTGSRIVLRGNRSIQGTNNALMVVDGVPINNDTYGQVTSDFGSVANADGASNINPDDIENITVLRGASAAALYGSQAANGVILITTKRGKAGRVSVDINSGVAVDKPFALPTVQNTYGQGVGGVLNPEKGDSWGAAMTGQSYKNYLDKQDTYSAQPNNIRDFFRTAVSLNNSIGITGGTERSQTYLSYTNNSLQGTVPNNDLTRHTINLRLSNQISSKLSTDAKVTYINQSVLNKPRTGEENSPVIDLYQIPRNVNLANAQTYATTNNVGQTVPTAWPSTLNSIYQNPYWMVNQTAINQYRDRVMGFVSAKYQLLDFLSIQGRANLDKYFDKNEQSYSQGTILWASQPGGYFNRNNIVTTQTWYDLLIEGKNRFGADLTLDYQAGGIIQDSRYQSTNAIANGLNLPNRFNLNFGTNQTLGDDFSRSQTQSLFGSASLAWRDAIFLNASLRNDWTSTLPAPYSFQYPSVGASVVLSDLLKMSGPVSFLKLNASYAQVGNGASPYLLQTNYSYSQGAGNGFISRDGTQAIGNLKPEITRSIELGVDVRFLSNRLGATITAYKTNSINQLLKLGLAPASGFSNQYINAGDIRNMGLEVVINGTAIKTDRFGWDVAFNFGMNRNKILSLAPDVKQAFLAGGYGRAASPVVAEGGSYGDMLSYRWQRDPSTGQFLIASQSTSTNVTEASVVSTGLPVATKNQEYIGNFNPKAILGLTNTFTFGPLSVRLLIDGRVGGIAVSGTEMNLAFSGIPEATAINRAGNWVLPGITAGVSGADGSTLIGAGKTNATAINAEKFWQTVSGKRYGWGEFFAYDATNFRVRELSIGYRIPVPSSLFIKSAQLSFVARNLFWLYRGKSLLDIPGVGKRTMWFDPDVNMGNGNFQGVEYGTLPSNRSLGANLKLSF, from the coding sequence ATGTTACTGGTAGCTGCCTTTGCGGGCCCGTCCTGGGCTCAGAACAGGCAACTGACCGGCGTTGTACTCAATGATCAGTCGCAGGCCATTGCCGGCACCAACGTACTCATCAAAGGCACCTCACGCGGCACCAGCACCGACGCCAATGGCCAATTCAGGTTGAGCCTTCCTGATGACAATGCGGTGTTAACGGTGTCTTCCGTTGGCTACATTGCTAAAGACGTACCCCTCTCCGCCGGGCAGACGCAGGTGACCATCACGCTGGTAGCCGATGACCGGCAGTTGGAAGAGGTTGTGGTGACGGCCCTGGGTATCAAGCGGGAAGCCAAAGCCTTGAGCTACGCCACCCAGACGATCAGACCGGGTCAGATCAACGAGGTGCGCGATGCCAACGTGCTGAACACCTTACAGGGAAAAATCGCCGGTGCTTACATTACCCAGGGGTCGGGCGGGCCTGGCACCGGCTCCCGCATTGTGCTGCGCGGCAACCGGTCTATTCAGGGCACCAACAATGCCCTGATGGTGGTGGATGGTGTTCCCATTAACAACGACACCTACGGGCAGGTAACCAGCGACTTCGGGAGCGTGGCCAATGCCGATGGGGCCTCCAACATCAACCCCGACGACATCGAGAACATAACGGTGCTGCGGGGTGCCTCGGCCGCCGCCTTATACGGCAGTCAGGCCGCCAACGGGGTCATCCTGATCACCACCAAACGGGGTAAGGCGGGCCGGGTTTCTGTCGACATCAATTCCGGCGTGGCGGTGGATAAGCCGTTTGCGCTGCCCACTGTGCAGAACACCTACGGGCAGGGCGTTGGCGGCGTGCTGAACCCCGAGAAAGGCGATAGCTGGGGGGCCGCGATGACCGGACAATCGTACAAGAATTACCTGGATAAGCAGGATACGTATTCGGCACAGCCCAACAACATCCGCGATTTCTTCCGCACGGCTGTCAGCCTCAACAACTCGATTGGCATCACGGGCGGCACCGAGCGTTCGCAGACGTACCTGTCGTATACCAACAACTCCTTGCAGGGGACTGTCCCCAACAACGACCTGACCCGGCATACCATCAACCTGCGGCTGTCGAACCAGATCAGTTCAAAACTGTCGACGGATGCCAAGGTGACGTACATCAACCAGTCAGTGCTGAACAAGCCGCGCACGGGGGAAGAAAACTCACCGGTGATCGACCTGTATCAGATTCCACGTAACGTGAATCTGGCAAATGCGCAGACCTACGCGACGACCAATAACGTCGGGCAGACCGTTCCGACCGCCTGGCCTTCAACGCTGAATTCGATTTATCAGAACCCCTACTGGATGGTCAACCAGACGGCCATCAACCAGTACCGGGATCGGGTGATGGGGTTTGTGTCGGCCAAATACCAGCTACTGGATTTCCTCAGCATTCAGGGCCGCGCCAACCTCGACAAGTATTTCGACAAGAACGAGCAGAGCTACTCGCAGGGCACGATCCTGTGGGCGAGCCAGCCGGGAGGCTATTTCAACCGCAACAACATCGTCACTACGCAAACCTGGTACGATCTGCTGATCGAAGGCAAAAACCGATTTGGGGCCGACCTCACCCTCGACTATCAGGCGGGTGGTATCATCCAGGACAGCCGCTACCAGTCGACGAACGCGATTGCCAATGGCCTGAACCTGCCCAACCGGTTTAACCTGAACTTCGGCACCAACCAGACGCTCGGCGATGACTTCTCGCGTTCGCAGACCCAGTCGTTGTTCGGATCAGCCTCATTGGCCTGGCGCGATGCCATTTTCCTGAATGCCAGCCTGCGCAACGACTGGACCTCGACACTGCCCGCCCCCTACTCGTTCCAATACCCTTCCGTGGGGGCATCGGTGGTGCTCTCCGACCTGCTGAAGATGAGCGGACCCGTGTCGTTTCTGAAACTGAACGCCTCGTATGCGCAGGTTGGTAACGGTGCCAGCCCGTATCTGCTGCAGACCAACTATTCCTACAGCCAGGGGGCGGGCAACGGCTTCATCAGCCGCGACGGTACCCAGGCCATCGGGAATCTGAAGCCCGAAATCACCAGGAGCATAGAACTGGGGGTCGATGTGCGCTTCCTGAGCAACCGACTGGGCGCCACGATTACGGCCTATAAAACCAACTCCATCAACCAATTGCTCAAGCTGGGTCTGGCGCCAGCATCGGGCTTCAGCAACCAGTACATCAACGCGGGCGACATCCGCAACATGGGCCTTGAAGTGGTCATCAACGGCACGGCCATCAAGACCGATCGGTTCGGGTGGGATGTGGCGTTCAACTTCGGCATGAACCGGAACAAAATTCTGAGTCTGGCGCCCGACGTCAAGCAGGCCTTCCTGGCGGGGGGCTATGGCCGGGCGGCCTCTCCGGTGGTGGCAGAAGGCGGTTCCTACGGCGATATGCTGTCGTATCGTTGGCAGCGCGATCCGTCGACAGGGCAGTTTCTGATCGCTTCACAATCGACCTCCACCAACGTAACCGAGGCGTCGGTTGTGTCGACGGGACTGCCCGTTGCCACCAAAAACCAGGAATACATCGGCAATTTTAACCCGAAAGCGATCCTGGGGCTGACCAATACGTTTACGTTCGGCCCCCTCTCTGTGCGCTTGCTGATCGACGGACGGGTAGGTGGCATTGCCGTGTCGGGTACCGAAATGAACCTGGCTTTCAGTGGCATACCGGAGGCTACGGCCATCAACCGGGCAGGCAATTGGGTGTTGCCGGGCATTACGGCGGGGGTATCCGGGGCCGATGGATCAACGCTGATCGGTGCTGGCAAGACCAATGCAACGGCCATCAACGCCGAGAAGTTCTGGCAGACCGTGTCGGGGAAACGCTACGGCTGGGGCGAGTTTTTCGCCTACGATGCGACCAACTTCCGCGTGCGTGAGTTGTCAATCGGCTACCGGATTCCGGTCCCCTCAAGCTTATTCATCAAATCGGCGCAACTGTCGTTCGTAGCGCGCAACCTGTTCTGGTTATACCGCGGCAAATCCCTTCTGGATATTCCCGGCGTTGGCAAACGCACCATGTGGTTTGACCCCGACGTCAACATGGGCAACGGCAACTTCCAGGGAGTTGAATACGGCACCCTGCCTTCCAACCGCAGCCTGGGCGCGAACCTGAAACTTTCCTTCTAA
- a CDS encoding SusD/RagB family nutrient-binding outer membrane lipoprotein, producing the protein MALYQTIVLRTLAGSCLATSLWLAAGCTDKFDQINTNQTKITVIGKSEIPYLFSKAQSAAPLSQWTYQVGQNLFSDQYAQYFACVATYFPSDRFVIRMDWLQGPWTQQYTEVVPQLKTIMSSTDPSSAEYALASIWWVYSFHRWTDYIGPIPYFKAGEPATAVAYDAQDKIYDDFFKRLAAATAVLKGKVSETPYGNYDLVYKGDVNKWIMFANTLRLRLALRISKADPARAKAEAEAAVAGGVLTNSPTDDALVSRSTKGDDGNGLSIMSDWNEFRMSAAMESVLKGYDDPRIGTYFLPAVKTKSYEGLRNGLTSTQLTDPVNTADYNSHVGQRWTSTGLETPQNVMATAESYFLRAEGALNGWNMGGTAKDFYNKGIENSMKQWGVTDAAAITAYQSSTKTPVAPNDYLKSAPLSNIPVAWGSTEAIQREQIGTQKWLALFPDGFEGWAEYRRTRYPKLYPVVNSDNPDIPAGGVLRRIPILLIEQQTNTAEATKGAALLNGPDKVTTPLWWDKN; encoded by the coding sequence ATGGCCTTGTATCAAACAATCGTTTTACGAACGCTGGCAGGAAGCTGCCTCGCCACATCGCTCTGGCTGGCAGCAGGTTGCACGGATAAGTTTGACCAGATCAACACCAACCAGACCAAAATCACGGTCATTGGTAAATCCGAGATTCCGTACCTGTTCTCCAAAGCGCAGTCAGCCGCGCCGCTGAGCCAATGGACCTACCAGGTTGGGCAGAACCTGTTTTCCGATCAGTACGCCCAGTATTTCGCCTGCGTCGCCACGTATTTCCCCTCCGATCGGTTCGTGATTCGGATGGACTGGCTTCAGGGGCCCTGGACCCAACAATACACGGAAGTCGTGCCGCAGTTGAAAACAATCATGAGCAGCACCGACCCCAGCTCGGCCGAATACGCGCTGGCCAGTATCTGGTGGGTGTATTCGTTTCACCGCTGGACAGACTACATCGGCCCTATCCCGTATTTCAAAGCGGGTGAGCCCGCCACGGCGGTCGCCTACGACGCGCAGGATAAAATCTACGACGACTTCTTTAAGCGACTGGCTGCCGCCACGGCGGTCCTGAAAGGCAAAGTCTCTGAAACGCCCTACGGCAACTACGATTTGGTCTACAAAGGCGATGTCAACAAATGGATCATGTTTGCCAACACCCTCCGGCTCCGGCTGGCGCTCCGCATCTCCAAAGCGGACCCCGCCCGCGCCAAAGCCGAGGCTGAAGCCGCAGTGGCGGGCGGGGTGCTCACGAATAGCCCCACCGACGACGCGCTCGTTTCACGCAGCACCAAAGGCGACGACGGCAATGGTCTGTCGATCATGTCAGACTGGAACGAGTTTCGAATGAGCGCCGCCATGGAGTCGGTGCTGAAAGGTTACGACGACCCGCGCATAGGTACGTACTTTCTGCCCGCTGTCAAGACCAAGTCATACGAAGGCTTACGCAACGGCCTGACCTCGACGCAGTTGACCGACCCCGTCAACACCGCCGATTACAACTCGCACGTTGGCCAGCGCTGGACCTCGACCGGTCTGGAAACGCCGCAGAACGTCATGGCAACCGCCGAGTCGTACTTCCTGCGGGCCGAGGGCGCGCTGAACGGCTGGAACATGGGCGGCACGGCGAAGGATTTCTACAACAAGGGCATCGAGAACTCGATGAAGCAGTGGGGCGTAACGGATGCGGCGGCGATCACGGCCTATCAGAGCAGCACCAAAACGCCCGTGGCTCCGAACGACTACCTGAAATCGGCACCGTTGAGCAACATACCCGTCGCCTGGGGCAGCACCGAGGCTATTCAGCGGGAGCAGATCGGCACCCAGAAATGGCTGGCGCTCTTCCCCGACGGGTTTGAAGGCTGGGCCGAATACCGCCGGACGCGCTACCCCAAACTGTATCCGGTCGTCAACTCCGACAATCCAGACATTCCGGCCGGGGGCGTCTTGCGCCGGATTCCGATTCTGCTCATCGAGCAGCAGACCAACACCGCCGAAGCTACCAAAGGGGCAGCATTGCTGAACGGCCCCGACAAAGTGACGACGCCCCTTTGGTGGGATAAGAACTAA